A genomic window from Salvia hispanica cultivar TCC Black 2014 chromosome 5, UniMelb_Shisp_WGS_1.0, whole genome shotgun sequence includes:
- the LOC125189837 gene encoding uncharacterized protein LOC125189837, whose protein sequence is MSNKEKVKEGTKGFAKLDKFAGQDFRRWQKKMHFMLTNLKVVYILSTPMPEAVENETLEQTRRRMKWEKDDYICRGHILNGMSDFLFDVYQNVESAKELWDSLEAKYMPEDVSSKKFLVGNFINYKMVDSRPVMEQYNELLRILGQFSQYDMKMDGSISVSSIIDKLPPSWKDFKNNLKHKKEELNLVELGNDFQIEQSIRDMENSSVSNTKNMVGSSVNMVEEGESSKAGKEKRKFQGKRKFQGYNMWQIRALQEGL, encoded by the exons atgtCGAACAAGGAAAAGGTGAAGGAAGGAACGAAAGGTTTCGCAAAGTTGGATAAATTTGCTGGCCAAGATTTCAGACGCTGGCAAAAGAAGATGCATTTCATGCTGACAAATCTCAAGGTGGTGTACATTCTGAGTACTCCCATGCCCGAGGctgttgaaaatgaaactctGGAACAGACGAGGAGGCGGATGAAGTGGGAGAAGGATGACTACATATGTCGGGGTCACATTTTAAACGGTATGTCTGATTTCCTATTTGATGTGTATCAAAATGTTGAGTCTGCTAAGGAATTGTGGGATTCCCTCGAAGCCAAATATATGCCAGAAGATGTCTCTAGCAAGAAATTTCTTGTTGGTAACtttattaactataaaatggtTGATTCAAGGCCTGTCATGGAACAATACAACGAATTGTTGAGGATATTGGGACAGTTTTCCcaatatgatatgaaaatggaTGGATCCATTTCTGTCTCTAGTATTATTGATAAACTGCCACCTTCTtggaaggattttaaaaataatctgaaACACAAAAAGGAGGAATTGAACTTGGTCGAACTTGGAAATGATTTCCAAATTGAACAATCCATACGTGATATGGAAAATAGTTCTGTTAGTAATACTAAAAACATGGTTGGTTCTTCCGTGAACATGGTGGAAGAGGGTGAATCCTCAAAGGCTGGTAAAGAGAAACGTAAGTTTCAAGGGAAACGGAAGTTTCAAGGGTATAACA TGTGGCAAATCCGGGCACTTCAAGAAGGATTGTAA